CGAAGACCACGTAAGAAGCTCGACAAAGATTGGCAATATATTTTGTAGAGTTCCTAGTGTGATTTTTCCCTTTAGTTGAAATAACACAAAAAAAGTTAAAATTGACTTAAAGAATTTATTTTTAAATCAATCTGAAAGCTTGGTAAATCAAGGACTTTTGAAAATAAACGCCAAAACACTTGACAACGCCTGTCTCACAATCGTATATTTGCATCCGATTTAAAATTTTAGGTACATAAATCTAAAATCTACACTCTAAAATCAATAATTCAAATATGAAATTATCACACTTCAATTTCAATTTACCAAAAGAACTTTTGGCTGAATTTCCAGCAGAAAATAGAGATGAATCTCGTTTAATGGTAATTGACCGTAAAACTCAAACTATCGAACATAAAATGTTTAAAGACGTTATCAACTATTTTGATGACGGAGACGTTTTAATTCTTAATAATACAAAAGTTTTCCCTGCACGTTTGTACGGAAACAAAGAAAAAACTGGAGCTAGAATTGAAGTTTTCTTATTAAGAGAATTAAATTCTGAGCAAAGACTTTGGGACGTTTTAGTAGATCCGGCTAGAAAAATCCGTATTGGTAACAAACTTTATTTTGGTGACGACGATTCGTTAGTTGCTGAGGTAATCGACAATACAACTTCTCGTGGTAGAACATTACGTTTCTTATATGATGGATCTTACGAAGAATTCAGAAACAAATTAACAGAACTTGGAGAAACTCCAATTCCTAAATACATCAACAGAGACGTTACTCCTGAAGATGCTGAAAGATACCAAACGATCTATGCAAAAGAAGAAGGAGCTGTAGCCGCACCAACTGCCGGTTTACACTTCTCAAAACACCTTTTGAAAAAATTAGAAATCAAAGGAGTGAACTTTGCTGAGGTAACTTTACACGTTGGTTTAGGAACTTTCAACCCAGTTGAGGTAGAAGATTTATCGAAACACAAAATGGATTCTGAGGAATTAATCATTACTCAAAAAGCTTGTGATATTGTAAACGAAGGAAAAGCAAAGAAAAAACGTATTTGCGCAGTTGGAACAACTTCTATGCGTGCAATTGAAAGTTCTGTTTCTTCTGCTAATACTTTAAATCCTTATGAAGGATGGACAAATAAATTTATTTTCCCTCCTCACGATTTCAGTATTGCAAACTGTATGATTACAAACTTCCACACACCAAAATCAACCTTATTAATGATGATTTCTGCTTTCTGTGGACATGATTTAATGAAAAGAGCATACGAAGAAGCAATCAAAGAAGGATACAAATTCTATTCTTACGGAGATGCGATGTTAATTCTTTAATCGGAATTAATTTTCAATATAATAACCCGATAGTTTTTTAGAACTGTCGGGTTTTCTGTTTTTAAATGGTTTAACGTTTCAAGTTTTACATTAGTTGTGAAATTTTTTATCACAAAGTTCGCAAAGATTTCATTTAGCAAGAGATTATGCAGATTACCATAGATTTAAAAAATTCCTTTAATCTGTGGCTAACTTTTTATATATCAATTCGCAATTTATTCAGAACATAGCCCAAGGTTTCAACCTTGGTACACAAAGATTGGGATACGATACGTCTCCAAGGTTGAAATCTTGGCTATGTTTTATCTAGAGCTTGCAAAAATGTTTTTAAGACAAAGCTTTGCGAACTTAGCGTTTGTAAACGTTAACCTTAATAACAAATCTTAGCGAACTTTGCAGTAAATCACGCACAGATTATCAACATGAAACTTGAAACCTGAAACTTCAAACAAAACAAACAAAATTTGTTATTTTAGCAATCAAAACAAAAAACAATGACTTTTCAAAATACACGCGAATTTGCACGAGAGCTAGATTCGAAAGATCCATTAAATCATTATCAAGACCAGTTCATTTTTCCGAAAGTAAACGACAAACGAGTAATTTACTTCACAGGAAATTCTTTAGGCTTACAGCCAAAACGTACCAAAGCATACATAGACGAAGTAATGAATGACTGGGCTGAACTGGCAGTTGAAGGTCATTTTTATGCCGAAAAGCCTTGGTGGGATTATCAAGAAAGATTTGCAGAACCATTGAGTAAAATTGTGGGAGCACTTCCATCAGAAGTTACTGTTATGAATACGTTGACTGTGAATCTTCACTTGTTGATGGTTTCTTTTTATCAGCCAACTAAAACACGTTATAAAATTATCTGCGAAGAAAAAGCTTTTCCATCAGATCAATATATGTTTCAAAGTCAGGTGAATTTTCACGGGTATAAACCTGAAGATGCCATTATAGAAATCAAACGTAGAGAAGGAGAACACAATATTCGCCTGGAAGATGTTTTAGCAAAAATCGAAGAAGTGGGCGATGAACTGGCTTTGGTTTTAATTGGCGGTGTAAACTATTATACCGGACAAGTTTTTGACATTAAAACCATAACGGCAGCCGGACAAAGAGCAGGAGCAAAAGTAGGGTGGGATTTAGCACACGCTGCTGGAAACATCAAGTTAGAACTTCACGATTGGAATGTCGATTTCGCTGCTTGGTGTAGTTACAAATACATGAATTCTGGACCAGGAAATGCTTCGGGATGTTTCGTTCACGAAAAACATCACAATTCTGATCTGCCAAGATTTGCAGGATGGTGGGGACATAATAAAGAACGTCGTTTTAAAATGGAACCAAATTTTGATCCCGTTCATGGTGCAGACGGATGGCAGATTAGCAATCTTCCAGTGCTTTCTTTAGCACCTTATTTAGCTTCAGTTGAAATGTTTGCTGAAGTTGGAATGGATGCTTTAATTACAAAACGAGATCATATTACGTCTTATCTCGAATTTATTCTTCATGAAATTGATAAAGAAGTAAAAGGAAATTTCGAAATAATTACACCTTCAAATCCAGCAGAAAGAGCTTCGCAATTATCCGTCTTTTTACACGGAGAAGGAAGAGCATTATTTGACTATTTGATGAAAAATGGCGTAATTACAGATTGGAGAGAACCAAATGTTATTCGTCTGGCACCAGTTCCTTTGTATTGTTCTTATGAAGATATGTACGATTTTGGACAAATTCTGAAAAAAGGAATTTTAGGGAAATAGATATTACTCTCGCAGAATCGCAAAGTTTTTAAAAAAAATTCCGTTAGGAATGTCTCAATATTGTAGCAACGGATTTTAATCCGTTGAATAAAAAATTGACATCATACATTGAGTTCCGTGGGAACGATGCATAAAAATATGTTTCGATCCTACGGATCTTTAATATTGTAAACGTTATAAAACAACCGGATTGAAATCCGGCCCTACAATATAGATTGAGCCAAAGGCTCTTTTAATTGAATTGCCTCCAGCTTTAGCTGGAGGATTTAAAATTGGCTCAAAAAGGCTTTAGCCCAAATGATAGTTTGGCTAAAGCCTTTCTATTATATTTCAATAATCTCCAGCTAAAGCTGTAGGCAATTCAAAATTTAAAAGCTTTGTATTTACTTCCAGATAACTTTAGGAGCAAAAAAACAATGAGATTTTAATTTTATAAATTTTCTAAAAAATTCTGTAACAACCTATATGCCAGATATGTCGTATTTTGTAGTGTATAATTTAAAATATGATGATCATGAAAGGCTTATATATTTTATTAGCAGCGATACTCTTAACTTCTTGTCAAAATCAAAGTAAAGAGAATATAAGTAAAGCCAAACAAGCCAGTATTGATTCAATGAAAGTTGAGATTAATAAACAGCGTATAATCGATTCAATGAAAACTGAAATGGCTAAGATAAAAGAGCAACAGCAAGTTGAATCTCAAAAAGAAAAAGTAGTTGTTGTACATCAGCAGGCAAATGGAACAACTGCTGCAACTACAACTACGACAAAAAAGAAAGGATGGAGTTCAACGGCTAAAGGTGCTGTAATTGGTGCCGGAGTGGGTGCTGCAACTGGAGCAATTGTCAGTAAGAAAAAAGGCGAAGGAGCCATCATAGGTGGATTAGCCGGAGCTGGAGTAGGTGCCGGAACAGGTGCTATTATTGACAGCAAGAAAAAGAAAGAATAAATTTTTAATTCTAGAAATAAATAAAAAATGCCGATTTAGAAAATCTAAATCGGCATTTTGCTTTTAGGCTACTTCGAGTCTTGGAATCTGAATTGCGTTTAATTCTGATTTATAAAAATTAAATTGCGTTTTGATTTTTTCTTCATCATTCTTAAAATAAAAAGTGGATGAAAATAGATTTTGATAGTATTCAATTCCTTCTAAAATATTAGCTTTAAAAGAATTCCATTTTTTAATTTGATTAGATGTGATTTCTCCAGAAATGTTTTCAATTTCATTTCGGAAATAATCCACATACATTTTCAATTCTTTTACAAATAAGTTTGGACGATCATTGGTTCTTAAAACCGATTTTCCTTGATAAATATGTGCTAACATTTCTTTCAAAGAAACTTCATGATCAAAATACGCGAGATTTGGTCCCGGACAAATCACAACTCCCTGCGCCTGACCTTTTATGGTTATATCGTTTTCAAGATAAGAAGCATTTGCTAGACCAACACACAAACACGATTTCTCAGTGATTTTGATTTTGCCCTTTTCAAATTCTTCTGGAGATAAAGTGTCTTTTTTAGATTCTAAATCTTCCAGTTTTATATCCTGATATTTTTTAGATGCCGTGCAAATTCCGTGTGGATCGTATTCTTTGCTTAATGCTAAGAATTTTTTCGGACAAGAACTTCCGGCTTTATTTTCCTGAATGCGCTTTTGTTTTAAGAATTCATTACTTGTACCTCGTAAAGTGTTAAACGGAACTCCCAATGGCGAAATGTTGCTTAAGTAAAAATCATCTTCTTTGGCATTCATCAATAAATTACGGGTTTCTTGGTCTACAGAAGTCGCTTCCGGAACTAATAAAAATGGAGAACCCCAGCCTACAGAATCTACTTTATATTCATCTAATAAAAACTCATGTTCCTCTGCCGTTCCAACACCGCCTTGAACGGTAATTTTCAATTCAAGAGGGTTTTCTGGGAAATGCTGATTTTTTGCCTCTAAAGCTTTAATCATTAAATCGTGAGCCGATTGTACTAGTTGTTCTTTTTTCTGCTTGAATTCCTCTAAAATAGCGCCTAATAGCAGTCCGTCGGTGGCAAAAGCGTGGCCGCCGCAGTTCAATCCTGATTCAATTCGGTATTCTGAGACCCAAAGCCCTTTTTTGGCTAAGAAATTTCCCTGAATCATTGCCGATCTAAAATCGCTGACTTTTAAAATGATTTTCTTTTTAAGCTCGTTATTTTCGTTTGGAAAAAAATCTTTGAAGTTTTCAAAGTAACCAAACAATCTCGGATTCATTCCGGCCGAAAGGACAACGGAAGATTCTAAATTACTATTGGCAAAACCTCGTAAAGCCGCATGAGCGTCGTTGAATTCGATAGGAAGCGGTTCGTTTTTGACAAAATTATCTTTATCCAATTTTGTCATGATATTTACGTCAATTTCTCCCGGAAAAAGATGCGATTCAATATACTGCTGAATGTTCTCTTTAAAGGCAATTCCGTCATCGAGCAAATTTTGAAATCCTTTTTTAATATCAGAAGTATTTGGTAACATCGCCATAAAATTTTCAACAGCTGTTTTGCTTTCTGCTAATTCTGCTTTAAAGCTTTCGAATTTTTCTTTAACGATTTTATCAACTAAATTTAAATACGAGGTAATTCTTTCGGCACGATAATCATGAAATTTCTGAGTGATTTCTTCGTATGGAAAATTGAATTTAGTGCTGTAGAAATTACGCATCTTCTCAATTAAATCGTCATCTGCAAGAGCAACAACAGACGAAATACCGTACTGCGCCACTCTTATTGGGCTGTCAATGGTATAAGCAAGCCCCATTACAGGGATATGAAAAGTGTGTAAGGGTGTTTTTGTCATTTGTTTTTCAGATTAAAATAAAGACAAATGAAAAAAAATATTTTTGTGCAAAACCTGATAATTGTCAGGTTCGTAAAGGGTTGAGTATAATTTTTTTCAGCCACGAATTCACGAATTAGCTCAAATCTTTGTGATTTTTTAATTCAAATTACATAAATTCTAAAAGTAAAATTCGTGAATTGCTTCGCCATTTCGCTACCGCTCGGGTGGTAGTGGAAAAAAAAATCAAATCAAAATCTTCTTCAAAGATTCGGCGATATTACGCCATAAAAAGTTGTAGAATGATTTTTCCTGAATGCGTTCCAATTCTACATCGGCTGTTTTGGTTTTGTCTTTTGAATCGTCTTTTACAAATAAATTGACAACAGCACTTTTGAGTTTCGCTTCTTTTTCAGGATTTTTCTTTTTGTATAATTTGACTTTAAGATCGTCATAATCCAGAGAAGCATTTCCTTTTGAAACATCATCATTTCCATAAAAATTAAATCGGTATTTATGGAAAGTTCCTGTAAAAGTAGCGTTCATATATGGTTTACTGAATCGTGTCATCGCATTAACATTAAAATTCGAAATCACGCCTTGAATATGAAAACTGTCTTTTTTGTCGAGAACATTAAAATTCCAATCAACATCAAGAGGAGATTCTTTCATGAAAATGCATTTGACTTTGATTTTTACATCGTTCGTTTTTTTCAATCCAAAACCACTTCGAAGATTCGTGGCTTGCAAATTGAATTTATCAAAAGTTAAAACTCCAGGACCTTTCGAAAAATCAACTTCTTCTTCATATACCAATTTCGATTTTAAAACCTGTAACGTATCAATCTGAAGCGGAAATTTCAGGTTTCGTAATAAATGATTGTACAAATATTTTTTGCTTAAATCATCTTTTGGCATTTTTCCACGATAAATATTGGCATCAA
This is a stretch of genomic DNA from Flavobacterium endoglycinae. It encodes these proteins:
- the queA gene encoding tRNA preQ1(34) S-adenosylmethionine ribosyltransferase-isomerase QueA, coding for MKLSHFNFNLPKELLAEFPAENRDESRLMVIDRKTQTIEHKMFKDVINYFDDGDVLILNNTKVFPARLYGNKEKTGARIEVFLLRELNSEQRLWDVLVDPARKIRIGNKLYFGDDDSLVAEVIDNTTSRGRTLRFLYDGSYEEFRNKLTELGETPIPKYINRDVTPEDAERYQTIYAKEEGAVAAPTAGLHFSKHLLKKLEIKGVNFAEVTLHVGLGTFNPVEVEDLSKHKMDSEELIITQKACDIVNEGKAKKKRICAVGTTSMRAIESSVSSANTLNPYEGWTNKFIFPPHDFSIANCMITNFHTPKSTLLMMISAFCGHDLMKRAYEEAIKEGYKFYSYGDAMLIL
- the kynU gene encoding kynureninase; this translates as MTFQNTREFARELDSKDPLNHYQDQFIFPKVNDKRVIYFTGNSLGLQPKRTKAYIDEVMNDWAELAVEGHFYAEKPWWDYQERFAEPLSKIVGALPSEVTVMNTLTVNLHLLMVSFYQPTKTRYKIICEEKAFPSDQYMFQSQVNFHGYKPEDAIIEIKRREGEHNIRLEDVLAKIEEVGDELALVLIGGVNYYTGQVFDIKTITAAGQRAGAKVGWDLAHAAGNIKLELHDWNVDFAAWCSYKYMNSGPGNASGCFVHEKHHNSDLPRFAGWWGHNKERRFKMEPNFDPVHGADGWQISNLPVLSLAPYLASVEMFAEVGMDALITKRDHITSYLEFILHEIDKEVKGNFEIITPSNPAERASQLSVFLHGEGRALFDYLMKNGVITDWREPNVIRLAPVPLYCSYEDMYDFGQILKKGILGK
- a CDS encoding YMGG-like glycine zipper-containing protein, with translation MKGLYILLAAILLTSCQNQSKENISKAKQASIDSMKVEINKQRIIDSMKTEMAKIKEQQQVESQKEKVVVVHQQANGTTAATTTTTKKKGWSSTAKGAVIGAGVGAATGAIVSKKKGEGAIIGGLAGAGVGAGTGAIIDSKKKKE